A single genomic interval of Shewanella psychropiezotolerans harbors:
- a CDS encoding YjfI family protein codes for MNIHNIANHLNDLGDKSHTGLQFDCYPIDGEVEVLQVNVVGREEIPVFVSVTENQVLCISYLWGEDEVKQESRMAMFETMLELNIPMPLSSFAKVDDKYVVYGALSVHSDMQEIEQELSVLSDNCLEVIDEMSDFLK; via the coding sequence ATGAATATCCACAATATTGCTAACCACCTCAATGATCTTGGTGACAAGAGTCACACTGGCCTCCAGTTCGATTGTTACCCAATCGATGGTGAAGTCGAAGTATTACAGGTCAATGTCGTTGGTCGTGAAGAGATACCCGTATTCGTATCGGTAACAGAAAACCAAGTTCTCTGTATTAGTTACCTTTGGGGTGAAGACGAAGTCAAGCAGGAAAGTCGCATGGCGATGTTTGAGACCATGTTGGAACTTAACATCCCGATGCCATTATCATCTTTCGCAAAAGTGGATGATAAGTATGTAGTTTATGGTGCGCTATCGGTGCACTCGGATATGCAGGAGATCGAACAGGAACTTTCAGTTCTGTCAGATAACTGCCTGGAAGTCATCGATGAGATGAGCGATTTCCTCAAGTAA
- a CDS encoding PspA/IM30 family protein, whose product MGILNKILTAFRGGATEVGQTIVDANSTRIFEQEIRDAEKHLTKAKRELTDVMAKEMQASREIDRLKRSVTEHEGFATQALQQENETLALEVAEKIAQLDQELAEQQSANDSFSSHAARLKDLVRKTERQLTDYQRQLTMVKTTESVQKATASITNSFAGSNSKLLNAKDSLERIKARQLQFDDRLKASEALEDENSDKSLHAKLAEAGIGEQKSNANAVLDRLKARK is encoded by the coding sequence ATGGGCATACTAAACAAGATTTTAACCGCTTTCCGTGGCGGCGCCACCGAAGTTGGTCAGACCATAGTCGACGCAAACTCAACCCGTATCTTCGAACAGGAGATCCGTGATGCAGAGAAGCACCTAACCAAAGCTAAGCGTGAATTGACTGATGTTATGGCAAAAGAGATGCAAGCCAGCCGTGAAATCGACCGCTTAAAGCGTTCAGTCACAGAGCATGAAGGTTTTGCGACTCAAGCTCTACAGCAGGAAAATGAAACACTTGCATTAGAAGTTGCCGAGAAGATAGCTCAACTCGATCAAGAGCTAGCCGAGCAACAGTCTGCTAACGACAGCTTCAGTTCTCACGCCGCGCGTCTTAAAGACCTGGTGCGTAAGACTGAACGTCAGTTAACCGACTACCAGCGTCAACTCACTATGGTAAAGACCACTGAGAGCGTACAGAAAGCCACGGCGTCGATAACTAACTCTTTCGCCGGCAGCAACTCTAAGCTGTTAAATGCTAAAGATTCGCTGGAGCGTATCAAGGCTCGTCAACTGCAGTTCGATGATCGCCTGAAAGCATCCGAAGCTTTAGAAGATGAAAACAGCGATAAGTCACTGCATGCCAAGTTAGCTGAAGCCGGTATCGGTGAGCAGAAGTCCAACGCGAATGCCGTATTGGACCGCCTCAAGGCTCGTAAGTAA
- a CDS encoding DUF4178 domain-containing protein — protein sequence MSFLKGLFGKKETPQRQLDHPSKLLKGDMISLDDSFALPPQLRGQQLRVESISTYEYQRKQLTEWALKGHGNDTIFLSLDEDDETYLAFSIKINRSIVEHIFDLDQFGTIFEEDEQAQLSTLKLPSELVSEFSQWLGKEYHQVNFAQFGYFHREDYRGKKPPQDADGATGDEFESYHLLDEDEKYAVNVEVYADGDTDVMLTLYRPLADIRDYWPGK from the coding sequence ATGAGTTTTTTAAAAGGTCTTTTTGGTAAAAAAGAGACACCCCAGCGTCAGCTAGATCATCCCTCTAAGCTCCTCAAGGGAGATATGATCTCTCTGGATGATAGCTTCGCACTGCCGCCACAACTCAGAGGTCAGCAGCTAAGAGTCGAATCCATCAGTACCTATGAATACCAACGTAAACAACTGACTGAATGGGCACTCAAGGGTCATGGAAATGACACAATTTTCTTGTCTCTCGATGAAGACGATGAAACTTATCTGGCCTTTTCCATTAAGATCAACCGTTCTATAGTTGAGCATATTTTCGATCTCGACCAGTTTGGGACCATATTCGAAGAAGATGAGCAGGCACAATTAAGCACATTAAAGTTACCGAGTGAGTTAGTTTCAGAGTTTTCTCAGTGGCTAGGCAAAGAATACCACCAGGTCAATTTCGCTCAATTTGGTTACTTCCACCGAGAAGATTACCGAGGTAAGAAGCCGCCACAGGATGCCGATGGTGCCACAGGCGATGAATTCGAGTCCTATCATCTACTTGACGAAGATGAGAAATATGCCGTCAATGTGGAAGTCTATGCAGATGGCGATACCGATGTCATGTTAACCTTGTACCGTCCGCTTGCCGATATTCGAGATTATTGGCCCGGGAAATAA
- a CDS encoding ion transporter, whose product MVNISRWFPETETHPTPFQLAMMVLSFLSVIVVLVLTFAKTEPETRRLLLMIDFSICMIFLSYFFVNLFKSDNKLLYLQHNWIDLVASIPAIEPLRLARLFQILRVIRLIRMTHSLIAPLVKQRRQATLASLLVAMVTILTISSVLMLIVESGAPDANIHTAENAIWWALVTISTVGYGDFYPVTTVGHVIGAIVIICGVSFFGVISGYMASIFIAPDETEKLETQSEEIKCELKMALDRMEKNQDQLMQEITLLHKEIKDIKEDKDRP is encoded by the coding sequence ATGGTTAACATAAGCCGCTGGTTTCCAGAGACAGAAACCCACCCGACCCCCTTTCAGCTAGCCATGATGGTACTGTCTTTTTTATCGGTCATCGTAGTACTCGTACTCACTTTCGCCAAGACCGAACCTGAAACTCGTCGCTTACTCTTGATGATCGACTTTAGTATCTGCATGATTTTTCTGAGTTACTTCTTTGTTAACCTTTTCAAATCCGACAACAAACTTCTTTACCTGCAACACAACTGGATAGACTTAGTCGCCAGTATTCCTGCCATAGAACCACTAAGACTAGCGCGTTTATTTCAGATCCTAAGAGTAATCCGACTTATTCGAATGACCCACTCGTTAATCGCTCCTTTAGTAAAACAACGAAGGCAAGCAACGTTAGCCAGCTTACTCGTGGCTATGGTCACTATCTTAACCATCTCTTCGGTATTAATGCTGATTGTAGAAAGTGGCGCACCCGATGCCAATATTCACACCGCTGAGAATGCAATTTGGTGGGCATTAGTGACTATTTCAACCGTTGGTTATGGTGACTTCTACCCCGTAACGACTGTAGGACATGTTATTGGCGCCATTGTCATTATCTGTGGAGTCAGTTTTTTTGGTGTGATCTCCGGTTATATGGCATCAATATTTATTGCTCCCGATGAAACCGAGAAGCTTGAAACTCAAAGTGAAGAGATAAAGTGTGAGCTCAAGATGGCTTTAGATAGAATGGAAAAAAACCAGGATCAACTCATGCAAGAGATCACTCTGCTGCATAAGGAGATAAAAGATATTAAGGAAGATAAGGATAGACCCTAG
- a CDS encoding CYTH domain-containing protein: MNAEIELKLFFQLEQQQTLIVLLDSLPDSEQKACRFLSNGYFDTPDLQLRRWDMGLRIRGCDGKREQTIKTAGTVVGGIHSRPEYNIDIDQAEPDLNLFPENIWPDAANITAVQSQLTCLFDTNFERRTWHIYVDESLVEVALDIGEVSVTREGETKSEPICELEFELMTGKTGALIDLGIKVAETIPVRLGKASKAQRGYRLAAQSSPLSLEVLEFIALEPNQDLKQTLISLLSTGLERWQQLEAMILETDAYSLKQVPMLCYRLRACVRLLRCTLEQFNLLSDSLIAKFECIEAHLGFVETGLSLAEILSQNCQLIARQPKKAKLAEQALRSLQQLSISGLIQTMLTDTCYGSLQLSLVDLLFAIRAGESRVNFNINVKTGLKTFADQMQEASWQKILALMPSEADLTSREYQSFARALDDSIFVGVAYGELYTKQSRDAFRAPWQDLVLGIRTLAAYRQLAQISESLDLDISDWLQNKEESLVFAMEHSRRSALSNQPYWR, encoded by the coding sequence ATGAATGCCGAGATAGAACTAAAATTATTTTTCCAGTTAGAACAACAACAAACCCTGATTGTTCTGCTAGATAGTCTACCAGATAGTGAGCAGAAAGCCTGCCGATTTCTGTCTAATGGCTATTTCGATACCCCAGATCTACAGCTGCGACGTTGGGACATGGGTCTCAGGATTCGTGGCTGCGATGGTAAGCGTGAACAGACGATAAAAACAGCAGGAACAGTGGTAGGCGGGATTCATTCTCGACCGGAATACAATATTGATATAGATCAAGCCGAGCCCGATTTAAATTTATTTCCTGAAAATATATGGCCAGATGCGGCGAATATTACAGCAGTGCAATCTCAACTGACCTGTTTGTTCGATACGAATTTTGAGAGGCGAACTTGGCATATCTATGTGGATGAGAGCCTGGTGGAAGTCGCCTTAGATATTGGCGAAGTGAGCGTCACAAGAGAGGGTGAAACAAAATCTGAGCCGATTTGTGAGTTAGAATTCGAGTTAATGACAGGCAAGACCGGGGCGTTAATTGACTTAGGTATTAAGGTCGCCGAAACCATTCCCGTACGTTTAGGCAAGGCGAGTAAGGCTCAACGAGGTTACCGGTTAGCGGCTCAATCGAGTCCTTTGAGTCTGGAGGTGCTGGAGTTTATCGCCTTAGAACCAAACCAAGACCTCAAGCAGACACTTATTTCTCTTTTAAGCACTGGCCTGGAACGCTGGCAGCAACTAGAAGCCATGATATTAGAAACAGATGCCTATAGCCTGAAGCAAGTACCTATGCTTTGCTATCGTCTGCGCGCTTGTGTACGACTGCTTAGATGTACCTTAGAGCAGTTTAACTTGCTTAGCGATAGTCTTATCGCTAAGTTTGAATGTATAGAGGCTCACTTGGGCTTCGTCGAGACCGGACTAAGCCTGGCCGAAATATTGAGTCAGAATTGTCAGCTTATTGCCAGACAGCCAAAGAAGGCTAAATTAGCCGAGCAGGCCTTAAGATCACTGCAGCAGTTATCTATTTCGGGTCTTATACAGACGATGCTAACCGATACTTGTTATGGCAGCTTGCAACTTAGCTTAGTCGATCTCTTGTTCGCAATACGAGCAGGAGAGAGTCGTGTCAATTTTAACATTAATGTTAAAACGGGTCTTAAGACCTTTGCCGATCAGATGCAGGAAGCCTCCTGGCAGAAGATTTTAGCCTTGATGCCATCGGAAGCCGACTTGACCAGTCGAGAGTACCAGTCCTTCGCTCGTGCCTTGGATGACAGTATTTTCGTCGGCGTGGCTTATGGTGAGCTTTATACTAAGCAGAGCCGAGATGCATTCAGAGCCCCTTGGCAAGATTTGGTTTTAGGGATCAGAACCTTGGCCGCCTATCGACAGCTGGCTCAGATTAGTGAATCGCTGGATTTAGATATCTCGGATTGGCTGCAGAATAAAGAGGAGAGTCTGGTGTTTGCCATGGAGCACTCGAGGCGATCGGCACTGAGCAATCAGCCGTATTGGAGGTAA
- a CDS encoding TIGR00153 family protein codes for MPVNSILGVFAKSPIKPLQEHIDKVHQCASILIPFFDATAAGDWDEAIVLRKQISATEREADSLKREIRLTLPGGLFMPVERTDLLELLTQQDKIANKAKDISGRIIGRQLVVPQEIQVPFKAYLSRCLDAVVLAKQAINELDDLLETGFRGREVDLVAKMIAKLDKIEEDTDDLQIKIRRQLFAIENDMNPIDVMFLYKIIEWVGDLADLAERVGSRLELMLARV; via the coding sequence ATGCCAGTAAACTCTATTTTGGGCGTGTTTGCAAAATCGCCAATTAAGCCTCTACAAGAGCATATAGACAAAGTGCACCAATGTGCATCGATACTTATCCCATTTTTCGACGCAACAGCTGCAGGAGATTGGGATGAGGCAATAGTACTACGTAAGCAGATCAGTGCTACGGAGCGTGAAGCTGATTCTCTTAAACGTGAGATCCGCCTAACACTTCCCGGTGGTCTATTTATGCCCGTTGAGCGAACCGATCTTCTGGAACTTCTGACCCAGCAAGATAAGATCGCCAACAAAGCAAAAGATATCTCAGGTCGTATCATAGGCCGTCAGTTAGTTGTCCCTCAAGAGATTCAAGTCCCCTTCAAAGCTTATTTGTCCCGCTGCCTCGATGCAGTCGTTCTGGCCAAACAAGCAATCAACGAACTCGACGACCTGTTAGAAACCGGTTTCCGTGGTCGTGAAGTTGACTTAGTCGCAAAGATGATCGCCAAACTCGATAAAATCGAGGAGGATACCGATGATCTTCAAATCAAGATCCGTCGTCAGTTGTTCGCTATCGAAAATGATATGAACCCTATCGATGTGATGTTCCTCTATAAGATAATTGAATGGGTCGGCGACCTGGCAGATCTTGCCGAACGTGTCGGTTCCCGCTTAGAGCTTATGCTAGCTCGCGTCTAA
- a CDS encoding inorganic phosphate transporter — MVDVLVTNGPLLIAIAATFGFLMAWGIGANDVANAMGTSVGSNAITIKQAIIIAMIFEFAGAYLAGGEVTSTIRKGIIDSAYFVDSPELLVYGMISALLAAGIWLIAASALGWPVSTTHSIIGAIVGFAAVGVGTEAVEWAKVAGIVGSWVVTPAISGFIAFMIFQSVQKLIFDTDNPLDNAKRYVPFYMALAGFMMSLVTIQKGLKHIGLHFSTAEAYALALGIAVIVGIGGMLAIKRLKMDTQADRQTQFGNVEKVFAILMVVTACCMAFAHGSNDVANAIGPLAAVVSVVNSGGEIGSEAAIVWWILPLGAVGIVMGLAIFGKRVMQTIGKNITHLTPSRGFAAELAAASTVVIASGTGLPISTTQTLVGAVLGVGMARGIAAINMGVVRNIVVSWVITLPAGAALSILFFFTIKGIFS, encoded by the coding sequence ATGGTTGATGTATTAGTCACCAATGGCCCATTGCTGATTGCAATTGCGGCTACTTTTGGTTTTTTAATGGCATGGGGTATTGGCGCAAATGATGTAGCCAATGCGATGGGAACCTCGGTTGGTTCTAACGCTATTACGATTAAACAAGCGATCATCATAGCGATGATTTTTGAATTTGCCGGTGCTTATCTAGCGGGTGGTGAAGTAACGAGTACGATCCGTAAAGGGATCATCGATTCGGCCTACTTCGTCGACTCACCAGAGCTACTGGTCTACGGTATGATCTCGGCGCTGTTAGCCGCTGGTATCTGGTTAATAGCAGCATCCGCTCTCGGTTGGCCTGTCTCTACCACTCACTCTATCATAGGTGCCATCGTTGGCTTTGCCGCGGTAGGTGTGGGCACAGAAGCTGTAGAATGGGCCAAGGTTGCTGGTATCGTGGGCTCCTGGGTAGTCACTCCGGCAATATCCGGCTTTATCGCCTTCATGATATTCCAGAGCGTGCAGAAACTTATCTTCGATACAGATAATCCACTGGATAATGCTAAGCGTTACGTACCTTTCTATATGGCGCTGGCAGGCTTTATGATGTCTCTGGTGACCATTCAGAAAGGCCTCAAGCATATCGGCCTACACTTCAGCACTGCCGAGGCCTATGCATTAGCCTTGGGTATTGCCGTTATTGTAGGTATCGGCGGTATGTTAGCGATTAAACGCCTGAAGATGGACACTCAGGCCGATCGCCAGACTCAGTTCGGCAACGTCGAGAAGGTATTCGCCATCTTGATGGTCGTCACAGCTTGTTGCATGGCATTTGCTCACGGCTCTAACGATGTAGCAAACGCAATTGGTCCACTAGCGGCTGTCGTTTCAGTGGTCAACAGTGGTGGTGAGATCGGTAGCGAGGCCGCTATCGTATGGTGGATCCTTCCACTAGGTGCCGTAGGTATTGTTATGGGTCTGGCCATCTTTGGTAAGCGCGTGATGCAGACCATAGGTAAGAACATTACTCACCTAACCCCGAGCCGTGGTTTTGCCGCAGAGCTTGCTGCAGCTTCAACTGTAGTGATTGCATCGGGTACCGGCCTCCCAATATCTACGACACAAACCTTAGTCGGTGCGGTTTTAGGTGTAGGTATGGCCCGCGGTATCGCAGCGATTAACATGGGTGTGGTCAGAAACATTGTTGTTTCCTGGGTCATCACCTTGCCAGCTGGTGCTGCACTGTCGATTCTGTTCTTCTTCACCATAAAAGGCATCTTCAGCTAA
- a CDS encoding TIGR04211 family SH3 domain-containing protein, which translates to MLRFFALVGLLLLSPSLLAAGQPGYISDKVYLYLHGGPGTQFRILGSVEAGQAISLLGETQGDYTKIIDHKGREGWVETKMVTRKKSFREQLPEVQSELDKTKSELEQALSSSDNNAEQLSQLKSDLSRAQRDLAKASSERDHATSKLANIEKNERFQMWQEGGIIAAIGLLIGVILVYLPRPRRKQKNRW; encoded by the coding sequence GTGTTAAGATTCTTTGCTTTAGTGGGACTGTTATTACTCTCTCCAAGCCTTTTGGCCGCAGGTCAACCTGGATACATATCCGATAAAGTTTATCTCTATCTTCATGGTGGACCAGGTACCCAATTTCGTATCTTGGGTAGTGTAGAGGCGGGCCAGGCAATCTCACTGTTGGGCGAGACCCAAGGTGACTACACTAAGATCATCGACCATAAGGGCCGTGAAGGCTGGGTAGAAACGAAAATGGTGACTCGCAAAAAGAGTTTCCGTGAACAGTTACCCGAAGTGCAGAGTGAGCTAGATAAGACCAAGTCTGAGTTAGAGCAAGCCCTTAGTTCCAGCGATAACAATGCTGAGCAACTCAGTCAACTCAAGTCAGATCTCAGCCGTGCACAACGAGACCTGGCTAAGGCAAGCAGTGAGCGTGATCACGCTACTAGCAAGCTAGCTAATATCGAGAAGAACGAACGCTTCCAGATGTGGCAAGAGGGCGGCATCATTGCAGCTATCGGTTTACTCATAGGTGTCATCTTAGTCTATCTGCCGAGACCCAGACGTAAGCAGAAGAATCGCTGGTAA
- the putA gene encoding bifunctional proline dehydrogenase/L-glutamate gamma-semialdehyde dehydrogenase PutA: MEVITMFKASEVLTGLYDSANLDELFTAITNNYIVDEDEYLSELIKLVPSSDEEIERVTKRAHDLVAKVRQYDKKGLMVGIDAFLQQYSLETQEGIILMCLAEALLRIPDGATADALIQDKLSGAKWDKHMSQSDSTLVNASTWGLMITGKIVTLDKNIDGKPSSLLNRLINRVGEPVIRQAMLAAMKIMGKQFVLGTSIKDGLKNSEANRKIGYTHSYDMLGEAALTKTDADKYFDEYSSAISALGAQSYDESQAPRPTISIKLSALHPRYEVANEDRVLSELYDTLIKLIKQGRELNVGISIDAEEMDRLELHLKLFQKLYNSDAAKGWGLLGIVVQSYSKRGLPVLCWLTRLAKDQGDEIPVRLVKGAYWDSELKWAQQAGEGGYSLFTRKAGTDVSYLASARYLLSDATRGTIYPQFATHNAQSVAVIMDMAGDRLYEFQRLHGMGQELYDTLISESPTTRIRIYAPIGEHKELLPYLVRRLLENGANTSFVHKLVDPNVAIESLVVHPIKTLQKYRTLSNNKIVKPADIFGAERKNSKGLNMNIISESEPFFAALEKFKDTSWNAGPLVNGELLSGETNDVVSPFDTTKVVGKLAFANDQAIEQALSGADLAFNDWCNTPVEIRANALQKLADLLEENREELIVLCTREAGKSIQDGIDEVREAVDFCRYYAVQAKKMMAQPELLPGPTGELNELFLQGRGIFVCISPWNFPLAIFIGQVAAALAAGNTVIAKPAEQTSIVGFRAVQLAHEAGIPKDVLQFLPGTGAAVGAAITSDERIGGVCFTGSTGTAKLINRTLANREGAIIPLIAETGGQNAMVVDSTSQPEQVVHDVIDSSFTSAGQRCSALRVLFLQEDIADRVLEVMKGAMDELTIGDPSSIKTDVGPVIDATAQANLNAHIDHIKQVGTLLKQLNLPAGTEKGYFVAPTAVEIDSIKVLKKEHFGPILHVIRYKANELNKVIDEINSTGFGLTLGIHSRNEGHALEVANKVKVGNVYINRNQIGAVVGVQPFGGQGLSGTGPKAGGPLYLTRFITEKTRTNNITAIGGNATLLSLGDSDD, translated from the coding sequence ATGGAAGTGATTACTATGTTCAAAGCAAGTGAAGTTCTGACTGGTCTTTATGACTCAGCCAACCTCGATGAGCTGTTTACAGCCATCACCAATAACTACATTGTCGATGAAGATGAATATCTATCTGAACTGATCAAACTCGTGCCCTCTAGTGACGAAGAGATTGAGCGTGTTACTAAAAGAGCTCACGATTTGGTAGCCAAAGTTCGTCAATATGACAAGAAAGGTTTAATGGTTGGTATTGATGCATTTCTGCAACAATACAGTCTAGAGACACAAGAAGGTATTATCTTGATGTGTCTTGCCGAAGCGCTACTGCGCATCCCTGATGGAGCGACTGCCGATGCCCTAATCCAGGATAAGCTATCGGGTGCGAAATGGGATAAGCATATGAGTCAAAGCGACTCTACGTTAGTCAATGCTTCCACCTGGGGCTTAATGATAACGGGAAAAATTGTCACACTCGATAAGAATATCGACGGCAAACCCAGCAGCCTGCTAAACCGTCTGATCAATCGAGTCGGTGAACCCGTAATCCGCCAAGCTATGCTTGCAGCAATGAAAATCATGGGCAAGCAGTTCGTTCTGGGTACCAGTATCAAAGATGGTCTCAAGAACAGTGAAGCTAACCGCAAGATTGGCTATACACATAGTTACGACATGCTCGGCGAAGCAGCTCTCACTAAAACTGACGCCGATAAGTATTTTGATGAATATTCATCCGCGATCTCTGCACTTGGCGCGCAAAGCTATGATGAGAGCCAAGCGCCCCGACCCACTATCTCGATCAAGTTATCAGCCCTTCACCCAAGATATGAAGTAGCCAATGAAGATCGTGTCCTCTCCGAGCTTTATGACACACTCATCAAGCTAATTAAGCAAGGTCGTGAGTTAAATGTCGGCATCTCAATTGATGCTGAAGAGATGGACAGACTCGAGCTTCACCTAAAACTGTTCCAGAAACTCTATAACTCAGATGCAGCTAAGGGCTGGGGCTTGTTAGGTATAGTAGTACAGAGCTACTCCAAACGCGGCCTCCCAGTACTTTGCTGGTTAACTCGCCTGGCGAAAGATCAAGGAGATGAAATCCCTGTACGTCTCGTTAAAGGCGCATACTGGGATAGTGAATTAAAGTGGGCTCAGCAAGCTGGCGAAGGTGGATACTCCCTCTTTACTCGTAAAGCAGGCACAGATGTTTCTTATCTTGCATCTGCACGTTACCTTCTTTCAGACGCGACTAGAGGCACCATCTATCCTCAGTTTGCAACACACAACGCCCAATCTGTTGCCGTTATTATGGATATGGCAGGCGACCGCCTGTATGAATTCCAACGTCTTCACGGCATGGGACAGGAACTCTACGATACGTTAATTTCCGAAAGCCCAACAACGCGTATTCGCATCTATGCACCTATTGGTGAACATAAAGAGCTACTACCCTATCTGGTACGTCGCTTACTCGAAAATGGCGCCAACACCTCATTTGTCCATAAGCTGGTCGATCCTAATGTCGCCATCGAGTCACTTGTCGTTCACCCGATAAAGACACTGCAGAAATATAGAACCCTGTCTAATAATAAGATCGTTAAACCCGCCGATATTTTTGGCGCAGAGCGTAAAAATTCCAAGGGACTCAATATGAACATCATCTCTGAATCTGAGCCATTTTTCGCGGCTCTCGAGAAATTTAAAGACACAAGCTGGAACGCGGGTCCTCTAGTCAATGGCGAGCTATTAAGCGGCGAAACGAATGACGTCGTCAGTCCCTTCGACACCACTAAAGTCGTGGGTAAGTTAGCTTTCGCTAATGACCAGGCCATAGAGCAGGCCCTTTCCGGCGCAGATTTGGCCTTTAACGACTGGTGTAATACACCTGTCGAAATACGTGCTAATGCGCTACAGAAGCTTGCCGATCTACTCGAAGAAAACCGTGAAGAACTCATCGTCCTTTGTACCCGTGAAGCAGGCAAGAGCATTCAGGATGGAATCGACGAAGTTCGTGAAGCCGTAGATTTCTGTCGCTATTACGCCGTGCAGGCCAAGAAGATGATGGCTCAGCCTGAATTGCTTCCAGGCCCAACGGGAGAGCTCAATGAGCTGTTCCTTCAAGGTCGCGGTATCTTCGTCTGTATCAGTCCATGGAACTTCCCACTGGCTATCTTTATTGGTCAAGTAGCCGCTGCCCTAGCTGCGGGGAATACAGTTATCGCTAAGCCTGCAGAGCAGACGTCTATCGTTGGCTTCCGTGCAGTTCAGCTGGCACATGAAGCTGGTATTCCTAAAGATGTACTTCAATTCCTACCAGGAACTGGCGCAGCAGTCGGTGCGGCAATCACCTCAGATGAGCGTATTGGTGGTGTTTGTTTCACAGGTTCTACGGGAACAGCCAAACTGATTAACCGCACCCTAGCAAACCGTGAAGGTGCAATTATCCCACTTATCGCCGAAACCGGCGGTCAGAATGCCATGGTTGTCGACTCGACATCACAGCCTGAGCAAGTCGTCCATGATGTTATTGATTCATCTTTTACCAGTGCAGGACAACGTTGTTCGGCGCTACGGGTACTCTTCCTTCAGGAAGATATCGCAGACAGAGTGCTTGAGGTGATGAAAGGTGCCATGGATGAGCTAACCATAGGTGATCCTAGCTCAATCAAGACTGATGTAGGCCCTGTGATAGATGCAACGGCTCAGGCTAACCTTAATGCCCATATCGACCATATCAAGCAGGTAGGAACTCTGCTTAAGCAACTCAATCTGCCGGCTGGTACGGAGAAGGGTTACTTCGTCGCACCGACGGCTGTAGAAATTGATTCTATCAAGGTGCTCAAGAAGGAACATTTCGGTCCTATCTTGCATGTGATTCGCTACAAGGCTAACGAACTAAACAAGGTGATCGATGAGATCAACAGCACGGGCTTCGGTCTGACTTTAGGTATCCATAGTCGTAACGAGGGCCATGCCCTTGAAGTCGCCAACAAGGTCAAGGTAGGCAACGTCTATATCAATCGTAACCAGATTGGCGCAGTTGTCGGCGTACAACCTTTCGGTGGACAAGGCCTATCGGGCACAGGACCAAAGGCCGGTGGACCACTCTATCTGACTCGCTTCATCACAGAGAAAACCCGTACCAATAACATCACCGCCATAGGGGGTAATGCCACGCTTCTCTCCTTGGGTGATAGTGACGATTAA
- a CDS encoding helix-turn-helix domain-containing protein, translating to MSDKVLDLDEVSKILGKSEATIKRYARENLLTNIGEDDEFKFKEDEVNRYLEFAKRLG from the coding sequence ATGAGTGACAAAGTGCTAGATCTCGATGAGGTCAGTAAGATCTTAGGAAAATCAGAGGCCACCATAAAACGTTACGCAAGAGAGAACTTACTTACCAACATTGGCGAAGATGATGAGTTCAAATTCAAAGAAGATGAAGTAAACCGTTATCTTGAATTTGCAAAACGCTTAGGTTAA